A single genomic interval of Mycolicibacterium holsaticum DSM 44478 = JCM 12374 harbors:
- the purD gene encoding phosphoribosylamine--glycine ligase gives MRVLVIGSGAREHALLLALRRDPEVEALAIAPGNAGTAAIAQQHDVDITSGEAVAKLARQIGADLVVIGPEVPLVLGVADAVRAAGIACFGPTRDAARIEGSKAFAKDVMAAAGVRTARSEIVDNPARLDAALDRFGPPGGEAAWVVKDDGLAAGKGVVVTTDRDVARAHAASLLDAGHPVLLESFLDGPEVSLFCVVDGETVVPLLAAQDFKRVGNNDTGPNTGGMGAYAPLPWLPADVADRIVDEIVKPVAAELVRRGSSFSGLLYAGLAITSQGPAVVEFNCRFGDPETQSVLALLDSPLGQLLRAAATGTLARLRPLKWRDGAAVTVVLAAENYPSRPRVGDVITGSEADGVLHAGTARRDDGAVVSCGGRVLSVVGTGSDLAAARAAAYALIESIRLPGSHFRSDIGLAAAEGRISV, from the coding sequence GTGCGTGTGCTGGTGATCGGCTCCGGAGCCCGTGAACATGCGTTGCTGCTCGCGCTGCGCCGCGACCCGGAGGTCGAGGCACTGGCCATCGCCCCGGGAAACGCGGGCACCGCGGCGATCGCCCAGCAGCACGACGTCGACATCACCTCCGGGGAGGCAGTCGCCAAGTTGGCCCGGCAGATCGGCGCCGACCTGGTGGTCATCGGTCCCGAGGTGCCGCTGGTGCTCGGCGTGGCCGACGCCGTGCGCGCCGCGGGGATCGCCTGCTTCGGACCGACCAGGGACGCCGCACGCATCGAGGGGTCCAAGGCGTTCGCCAAAGACGTGATGGCCGCTGCCGGGGTGCGCACCGCGCGCAGCGAGATCGTCGACAACCCGGCGCGGCTGGACGCAGCACTCGACCGCTTCGGGCCACCGGGCGGCGAGGCGGCCTGGGTGGTCAAGGACGACGGGCTGGCCGCCGGCAAGGGCGTGGTGGTGACCACCGACCGCGACGTGGCCCGCGCGCACGCCGCCAGCCTGCTCGACGCCGGACATCCGGTGCTGCTCGAATCGTTTCTCGACGGTCCCGAGGTGTCACTGTTCTGCGTCGTCGACGGTGAGACCGTGGTTCCGCTGTTGGCCGCCCAGGACTTCAAGCGCGTCGGCAACAACGACACCGGACCCAACACCGGCGGGATGGGCGCCTATGCGCCGCTGCCGTGGCTGCCCGCAGACGTCGCGGACCGGATCGTCGACGAGATCGTGAAACCTGTTGCCGCCGAGCTGGTGCGTCGAGGTAGTTCGTTTTCCGGATTGCTTTACGCCGGGCTCGCGATCACGTCACAGGGTCCGGCGGTCGTCGAATTCAACTGCCGCTTCGGCGATCCGGAGACACAGTCGGTGCTGGCACTGCTGGACAGCCCGCTGGGGCAGCTGCTGCGCGCCGCCGCGACCGGCACGCTGGCCCGGCTGCGGCCGCTGAAATGGCGCGACGGCGCCGCGGTGACGGTCGTGCTGGCCGCGGAGAACTATCCCAGCCGGCCCCGGGTGGGCGACGTCATCACCGGATCCGAGGCCGACGGTGTGCTGCACGCGGGCACCGCCCGCCGCGACGACGGCGCGGTCGTCTCCTGCGGCGGCCGGGTGCTGTCGGTGGTGGGAACCGGGTCCGATCTGGCCGCGGCCCGCGCCGCCGCGTACGCGTTGATCGAATCGATCCGGTTGCCGGGCAGCCATTTTCGCAGCGATATCGGGCTGGCCGCCGCCGAGGGTCGCATCAGCGTTTAA